Proteins co-encoded in one Echeneis naucrates chromosome 22, fEcheNa1.1, whole genome shotgun sequence genomic window:
- the fut9a gene encoding 4-galactosyl-N-acetylglucosaminide 3-alpha-L-fucosyltransferase 9: MPSAPFHRILRPLLLGTFILGCFVTLFLMYFKPSTSWLSGPIESTVSTDRVKNLFSTKSDKNVTTVLIWLWPFGQTYDLSVCSSLFNIDGCFITADRNLYNKSDGVIIHHRDICTDLSNLPPLQRPSFQKWIWMNLESPSHSSQLPGIENLFNLTLNYRQDADIEVPYGSIVAAEGEEDFVPPSKNKLICWIVSNWNQDHVRVKYYNELYKHIEVHAYGQAFGEYISDQDYFPTIASCKFYLAFENSIHKDYITEKLYNPLSVGTVPVVLGPPRQNYENFIQGDAFVHVDDFTSPKELADYLLLLDKNEEMYLRYFEWRRHFKVKKAYFWAEHTCLACDYLRRHKEYKAFNNLDKWYWGG; this comes from the coding sequence ATGCCATCTGCACCTTTTCACAGAATCCTACGACCCCTTCTGCTCGGCACGTTCATCCTGGGATGCTTTGTGACTCtgtttttgatgtattttaaaCCATCCACCAGCTGGTTATCAGGTCCCATAGAGTCAACAGTATCCACGGACCGAGTGAAGAACCTCTTCTCCACCAAGAGCGATAAAAACGTGACCACCGTGCTGATCTGGCTGTGGCCTTTCGGACAAACTTACGACTTGAGCGTCTGCAGCTCTCTCTTCAACATCGACGGCTGTTTcatcacagcagacagaaaccTTTACAATAAGTCAGATGGGGTCATCATCCACCACCGGGACATCTGCACTGATCTGTCCAACCTGCCGCCTCTCCAGCGACCGTCCTTCCAGAAATGGATATGGATGAACCTGGAGTCGCCGTCGCACTCGTCCCAGCTGCCGGGGATAGAGAACCTGTTCAATCTGACTCTCAACTACCGTCAGGATGCTGACATTGAAGTGCCTTATGGGTCCATCGTAGCCGCGGAGGGGGAAGAGGACTTTGTCCCGCCCAGCAAAAACAAGTTAATCTGCTGGATTGTGAGCAACTGGAACCAGGATCACGTGCGGGTGAAGTACTACAATGAGCTGTACAAACACATAGAGGTTCATGCATATGGTCAAGCCTTCGGGGAGTACATCTCTGACCAAGACTACTTCCCCACCATTGCCAGCTGTAAGTTCTACCTGGCTTTTGAGAACTCTATCCACAAGGACTACATTACTGAGAAACTCTATAACCCGCTCTCTGTGGGGACAGTGCCGGTGGTTCTCGGACCGCCCAGGCAGAACTACGAGAACTTTATCCAGGGAGACGCCTTCGTCCATGTGGACGACTTCACCTCTCCCAAGGAGCTGGCTGATTACCTGCTGCTCCTGGACAAGAATGAGGAAATGTACCTCAGGTACTTCGAGTGGCGGCGGCACTTTAAAGTAAAGAAGGCTTATTTCTGGGCAGAGCACACATGTCTGGCTTGTGATTACCTGCGTAGGCACAAGGAGTATAAGGCATTCAATAACCTTGACAAGTGGTACTGGGGTGGATAG